From the Papaver somniferum cultivar HN1 chromosome 2, ASM357369v1, whole genome shotgun sequence genome, the window TTGTATTCAAACACACAAGTGCTCATCAATTTTACTTCTCCCGTACCAGACAATGGCACCCGAAACTTCAATCGAGTCCGTTGATGCTGCGCTTTTGTGTATTGACCCTGTTACGCTATCGTGTGAAGAACCAAATTTCAAATGGATCGTTCGCGAACACATCATCTGTTTACTATGTGAGTATGAACATTTAGTTCCGTCAGTTGACATATTCACATATAACGACGGCAGAACCGTTAACCTTCTCAATGTAAATGGATTCCTCCAAGTATCTGAATGCGCTTCACGGATCCCTCTTACTATTTGGATCCATCAAAACTACCCTAATTCACCGCCTTCAGTTGTTCTCCCGCAGACTCATGGTCTTCACCCTTTCGTTGACTGCACCGGTGTTGTTACCTCCGAGTATCTTACCACTTGGACGTATCCTCGGTCAAATCTCTTGGACCTTGTTCGTAACCTTGTGTACCTGATTGCTCACCACGAAGCTTTCTTCTCAAGTTCACATTTACTTTTCTCCAATTCCAGTGATCCTATAAAATTAGAGATCCTTGAGCATCTCGTGGCAATGCTTCAGTCTGACGTAACGGAGTTGCAATCGAAAACAGAGGAAGACATAGAAGCATTATCAGGCTTGCAAGAGGAACTTGTTGATAGAGCTGATATTGCAACTTCGATAATACTAGGAATTGAAAACGAAAGAACTAGTTTGAAACAAAGGGTGTTGGAGATGACAGAAGAGGCCGATATGATGGCGCAATGGTTAAGAGTTTGTGATCCTAAGTCCACTGGAAATAAAATTGAGGCAGCATTTGAAGTTGAAGACATGGAATCGAAGTATGTCTTGGAAAGTCTAGCAGGAGAGGAGGCGATAGAGGATGTTGTGTATGCATTGGACAAGGCAATTGTGGAAGGAGTAATATCTCTTGCGGACTATCTTAAGCAGGTTAGAATTTTGTCAAGGGAACAGTTCTTTTATAAGGCCATGTTGGTGAACTTAAGAAGCTCAAATACGTTCCAAATATGTGCTGAAGATTTTCCATGGTTACGTGAGCGATTCGATAATATATGTGTTAGTTAAttaaagactaattaattatttcttaAAGTTAGccgtgatattttaggaaaggggtttcctaaaccgattataattcttggtggccaagttcgtaacttatataaataggtaattaggccttgtagaatttacgttgtgtagaaaacgatttagagatcggtgagagatttcttgtatagcttttagggtaaagctagggtttcattgagagcatattggtgaggaacaagagacaatgttatcgtctcgggtaattgttgcggtgtaaccaagggtttgctgggattcacccgacgttgtaatcgtttttcttcatagtggatttgagttggtgcaactccaagtggacgtagacaatatatacaagttgtatgtattggttgaaccactataaatcttgtgtcttgtgagttgatttatctttctcgtattattatagttgcttgtgcttggtttacttattactcatcataatatctcaagatccgttattccgcggttgtcagtgattctcTAAGAAAATCcagacaactggtatcagagctcgggttagagctttagggtttatcgtagtactattggagtgggagttatgagtgataataacgaaagtacggtagctagggttaaagttttcaataggaagaactttgcgttttggaagtctcagatggaagtctacctatatgagaaagacattgctgatccattgggtggagttgcgaaaaagggagcacgcaaagacgatgaatggacaactcttgatcgcaagtgtgtaacCGTGATCCGTAGATATCTAACGGAAGAAttctacaataacgtacaagaggaaactagtacgaaggatattctggataaacttgaaaaattgtatcaaaagtcatcagcctcggaGAATATTATGTTGTGTGAaaaattatttaatctgaagatgcaagaaggcgaagcgatttcagcacatcttgggaagtttaaatcaattatttctcaactttcaaaagttagtattacttttgatgatgaagttcaagctttaaggttgttgtcgtcattaccaaagagttgggaaacCGCAAGAACAACCATTAGTAATTCCGCAGgtagcgagaagttgaagcttgatgatgtgcagcaAAGGTTAATTGCagaagaggagagaagaatagaacaaggttatgtttctagttcttcaagTTCGGCCTTAAGTTTGCAAcaagaagatagaggcaggagttcgaataggaacaacaacaacaaatccatatggaagtctagaggaaattctagggggagatctcaatcccggactagaggtgttgttgagtgttgggcgtgtaagaaagtaggaaaCTACAAAcgcgattgtccggaaaacaaaggtgctaataatggtgtaaacaaaggtaatcaagaagaagTCAACGTAGTTGCATCTacggaaccggtgaaggtccttgttgataacaagaaggtgattacggtaggttttctactactctctgaggacaagcaagatgagttttggattatagactcgggagcttctttccatgcaacgggtcataagagtattatgatctcttataaagaaggatactatggccaagtattcttaggtgacggtgaagcatgcgacatcatcggtttgggtgatgtgatcttgaaagtcaatggttcgacatggaaattgaaggatgtacgacacgtttcaaatttgaagaagaacttggtgtctgtgggccaagtttgtgatgatgactatgaagttgtgcttacgaaacacaattggaaagtgaagaaaggagATATGGTATTAGATCGTGGATttagagtcggtactctataccggacttcagatagaactactttagcagtggctagtagtggtgaagacgctaacttatggcatagaagattaggtcacatgagtgagaagaacatgaagattctatgttcgggaggatatccacctaaggtgaagtctgttgatatgattTTTTGTGAAGATTGTGTTCTTGGTAagcaaaaacgggttagtttcagcagaggcgGTAGAGCCTTGAGAAGTGAGAAACTTGATTTAGTTCATACTGATGTacggggaccaattgatgttgcatcccacagcgggttccaatattatgtcacctttattgatgatcactcaaggaaggtgtggctttacttcatgaagaataagttcgaggtgtatgaagtgtttaagaagtggaaagatttggttgaaacaaaaaatggtttgaagtgtctaaggtcagacaacggtggtgagtatgaaaaaacagaattcttacagttatgtgctacaaatggaattcgtttggagaggaaaattccaaggacgccacaggagaatggagtagcagaacgtatgaattggacgttgaatgcacgtgctaggtgcatgaggttcagtctggtttgcccgagaccttctgggcacatgcaacagagacggctgcttatctaatcaataggacacctagtagtccattagatatgaagacaCCATAGGAGGTTTGGACCGGAAAAAAGatctttcatatttgaaagtttttggttgtgttggttatgttcatcttagtcccggtgagaggtctaagataggtgctcaagcaaagaagtgtatatttcttggttaaGGAAATGACGCTTTTGaatataaactttgggactacgagggtcacaaagttattagaagtagagacgtaacttttaatgagaatgagatgTACAAGGAC encodes:
- the LOC113352506 gene encoding protein ELC-like — translated: MAPETSIESVDAALLCIDPVTLSCEEPNFKWIVREHIICLLCEYEHLVPSVDIFTYNDGRTVNLLNVNGFLQVSECASRIPLTIWIHQNYPNSPPSVVLPQTHGLHPFVDCTGVVTSEYLTTWTYPRSNLLDLVRNLVYLIAHHEAFFSSSHLLFSNSSDPIKLEILEHLVAMLQSDVTELQSKTEEDIEALSGLQEELVDRADIATSIILGIENERTSLKQRVLEMTEEADMMAQWLRVCDPKSTGNKIEAAFEVEDMESKYVLESLAGEEAIEDVVYALDKAIVEGVISLADYLKQVRILSREQFFYKAMLVNLRSSNTFQICAEDFPWLRERFDNICVS